A window of the Enterobacteriaceae bacterium 4M9 genome harbors these coding sequences:
- the sapB gene encoding peptide ABC transporter permease SapB, with product MIIFTLRRLLLLLVTLFLLSLVGFSLSYFTPHAPLQGASPWNAWWFWFSSLLHWDFGVSSINGQLINTQLREVFPATLELCFYAFTLALLVGIPAGMLAGVMRNKWQDKLISALALVGFSIPVFWLALLLTLFFSLNLGWLPVSGRFDLLYEVKTVTGVALIDAWRADSPWRHEMIISALRHMVLPVLTLAVVPTTEVIRLMRNSTIEVFDQNYIKAAATRGLSRFTILHRHVLHNALPPIIPRLGLQFSTMLTLAMITEMVFSWPGVGRWLVNAIRQQDYAAISAGVMTIGALVLIVNVVSDILGAMANPLKHKEWYALR from the coding sequence ATGATCATTTTTACGCTACGCCGTCTGCTCTTACTGCTGGTGACGCTATTTTTGCTCAGTCTGGTGGGGTTTAGCCTCAGCTATTTTACGCCACACGCGCCTTTGCAGGGCGCGTCGCCCTGGAACGCCTGGTGGTTCTGGTTCAGCAGTCTCCTGCACTGGGACTTTGGCGTCTCCAGTATCAACGGCCAGCTTATTAACACCCAACTGCGTGAAGTGTTTCCTGCCACGCTAGAACTGTGTTTCTACGCCTTTACGCTGGCGCTGCTGGTAGGTATTCCTGCCGGGATGCTGGCGGGCGTGATGCGTAATAAGTGGCAGGATAAACTTATCTCTGCACTGGCGCTGGTGGGGTTTTCAATTCCGGTGTTCTGGCTGGCGCTGCTGTTAACGCTCTTTTTCTCGCTTAATCTCGGCTGGCTGCCGGTCTCCGGGCGTTTTGACCTGCTTTATGAAGTGAAAACCGTGACCGGAGTGGCGCTAATTGATGCCTGGCGTGCCGACTCACCGTGGCGTCACGAGATGATTATCAGCGCTCTGCGCCATATGGTGCTGCCGGTATTAACGCTTGCAGTCGTGCCCACCACCGAGGTGATTCGCCTGATGCGCAACAGCACCATTGAGGTGTTTGACCAGAACTACATTAAGGCCGCCGCCACGCGCGGACTGTCGCGTTTTACCATTCTGCACCGCCACGTGCTGCACAACGCCCTGCCGCCGATTATTCCACGTCTTGGGCTACAGTTTTCCACCATGCTCACGCTGGCGATGATTACTGAAATGGTATTTAGCTGGCCCGGCGTTGGCCGCTGGCTGGTCAATGCCATTCGCCAACAGGACTATGCCGCTATTTCCGCAGGTGTAATGACCATTGGCGCGCTGGTGCTGATTGTAAACGTGGTTTCAGATATTTTGGGCGCAATGGCTAACCCGTTGAAACATAAGGAATGGTATGCCTTACGATAG
- the sapC gene encoding peptide ABC transporter permease SapC: MPYDSVYRERRAPGALRNVWGKFYADPSAMIGLYGCGALVLLCLFGGLLAPYDINQQFLGYQLLPPSWSRYGDVSFFLGTDDLGRDVLTRLLSGAMPTVGGAFVVTLGATAIGLLLGVFAGATHGLRSAVLNHVLDTLLSLPSLLLAIVVVAFVGPHLTHAMFAVWLALMPRIVRSVYFMVHDELEKEYVIAARLDGASTLNILWYAVIPNTAPLLVSEVTRTMSMAILDIAALGFLDLGAQLPSPEWGAMLGDALELVYAAPWTVMLPGAAIMISVLLVNLLGDGLRRAIIAGVE; the protein is encoded by the coding sequence ATGCCTTACGATAGCGTTTATCGCGAAAGGCGCGCACCCGGTGCGCTGCGTAACGTCTGGGGTAAATTTTATGCTGACCCAAGCGCGATGATTGGTCTGTACGGCTGTGGTGCACTGGTGTTGCTGTGTCTGTTTGGCGGCCTGCTGGCGCCCTACGATATCAACCAGCAGTTCCTTGGCTACCAGCTACTGCCGCCCTCCTGGTCGCGCTATGGCGACGTTTCCTTCTTTCTTGGCACCGACGATCTGGGCCGCGATGTGCTTACGCGCCTGCTCAGTGGTGCGATGCCAACCGTGGGCGGCGCGTTTGTGGTTACCCTCGGTGCAACCGCTATCGGCCTGCTGCTCGGCGTCTTTGCCGGCGCGACCCATGGACTGCGCTCGGCGGTGCTCAATCACGTGCTCGACACACTGCTGTCGCTACCCTCACTGCTGCTGGCGATTGTGGTCGTGGCCTTTGTTGGCCCGCATCTCACTCACGCCATGTTTGCCGTCTGGCTGGCGCTGATGCCGCGCATCGTGCGCTCGGTATATTTCATGGTGCACGACGAACTGGAAAAAGAATACGTCATTGCCGCACGCCTCGATGGTGCGTCAACGCTCAATATTCTCTGGTATGCGGTGATCCCGAATACCGCCCCGCTGCTGGTCAGCGAAGTGACACGCACGATGTCGATGGCGATTCTGGATATTGCGGCACTGGGCTTTCTCGATCTCGGTGCACAGTTACCTTCGCCGGAATGGGGTGCCATGCTCGGCGATGCGCTGGAATTAGTCTACGCGGCCCCCTGGACCGTAATGCTGCCCGGTGCCGCCATTATGATTAGCGTGCTGCTGGTCAATTTGTTAGGTGACGGCCTGCGCCGCGCCATTATTGCGGGAGTGGAATAA
- the sapD gene encoding peptide ABC transporter ATP-binding protein SapD → MALLDIRNLTIEFRTNDGWVKAVDRVSLTLNEGEIRGLVGESGSGKSIIAKAICGVTRDNWRVTADRMRFDDIDLLRLSVRERRKLVGHNVSMIFQEPQSCLDPSEHIGRQLMQNIPGWTFKGRWWQRIGWRKRRAIELLHRVGIKDHKDAMRSYPYELTDGECQKVMIAIALANQPRLLIADEPTNAMEPTTQAQIFRLLSRLNQNNNTTILLISHDLQMLSQWANRINVMYCGQTVETAPSEELIAMPHHPYTQALIRAIPDFGSAMPHKSRLNTLPGAIPLLEQLPIGCRLGPRCPYAQRKCIETPRLTGARNHLYACHFPLNMERE, encoded by the coding sequence ATGGCGTTACTCGATATCCGCAATCTGACCATTGAATTTCGCACCAATGACGGCTGGGTGAAGGCCGTAGATCGCGTCAGCCTGACGCTCAACGAAGGTGAAATTCGCGGCCTGGTGGGCGAATCCGGCTCCGGGAAAAGCATTATCGCGAAAGCTATCTGCGGCGTTACCCGCGACAACTGGCGCGTGACCGCCGATCGCATGCGTTTTGACGATATCGATCTGCTGCGCCTGAGTGTACGTGAACGGCGCAAGCTGGTCGGCCACAACGTGTCGATGATTTTTCAGGAGCCGCAGTCCTGTCTTGACCCTTCTGAACATATTGGTCGCCAGTTAATGCAGAATATCCCCGGCTGGACGTTTAAAGGCCGCTGGTGGCAGCGCATTGGCTGGCGCAAACGGCGCGCCATTGAATTGCTGCACCGCGTGGGCATCAAGGACCATAAAGACGCGATGCGCAGCTACCCTTACGAGCTGACCGATGGCGAATGCCAGAAGGTGATGATTGCCATTGCGCTCGCCAACCAGCCACGCCTGCTCATTGCCGACGAACCCACTAATGCGATGGAGCCCACAACCCAGGCGCAGATTTTTCGCCTGTTAAGTCGCCTTAACCAGAATAACAACACCACGATTTTACTGATAAGCCATGATCTGCAAATGCTAAGCCAGTGGGCTAACCGCATTAACGTGATGTACTGCGGGCAGACGGTGGAAACCGCACCCAGCGAAGAGCTGATTGCCATGCCGCATCATCCTTATACCCAGGCACTGATTCGCGCTATTCCAGATTTTGGCAGTGCAATGCCGCATAAAAGCCGCCTCAACACGCTGCCAGGCGCGATTCCGCTGCTTGAACAGCTACCGATTGGCTGCCGACTTGGGCCTCGCTGCCCGTATGCCCAACGTAAATGCATTGAAACACCGCGGCTGACGGGCGCCAGGAATCACCTGTATGCCTGCCACTTCCCGCTGAACATGGAGAGGGAGTGA
- the sapF gene encoding peptide ABC transporter ATP-binding protein SapF produces MGETLLEVRNLSKTFRYRTGWFHRQTLEAVKPLSFTLRERQTLAIIGENGSGKSTLAKMLAGVIPPTTGELVIDDHPLHYGDYSFRSQRIRMIFQDPSTSLNPRQRVSQILNFPLRLNTELEAQARHKHIVETLRMVGLLPDHADYYPHMLAPGQKQRLALARALILRPKVIIADEALASLDMSMRSQLINLMLELQEKQGLSYVYVTQHLGMMKHISDQVMVMHHGEVVERGSTADVLASPLHELTKRLIAGHFGEALTADAWRKDR; encoded by the coding sequence ATGGGCGAAACGCTGCTTGAAGTGCGCAACCTGAGCAAGACCTTTCGCTACCGCACCGGCTGGTTCCACCGCCAGACGCTGGAAGCGGTAAAGCCGCTGAGTTTTACCCTGCGTGAGCGCCAGACGCTGGCCATCATTGGTGAAAACGGCTCTGGAAAATCGACGCTGGCGAAAATGCTCGCGGGCGTTATCCCGCCTACCACCGGCGAACTGGTGATTGACGACCATCCGCTACATTACGGTGATTATTCGTTTCGCAGCCAGCGCATCCGCATGATTTTTCAGGACCCGAGCACCTCGCTGAACCCGCGTCAGCGCGTCTCACAGATCCTGAATTTCCCGCTACGCCTGAACACCGAACTGGAGGCGCAGGCCAGGCATAAACACATTGTCGAAACGCTGCGTATGGTTGGGCTGCTGCCGGACCATGCCGATTATTATCCCCATATGCTGGCCCCCGGACAAAAACAACGTCTGGCGCTGGCGCGTGCACTGATTCTGCGCCCAAAGGTGATTATTGCCGATGAGGCGCTGGCGTCTCTGGATATGTCGATGCGCTCGCAGCTCATCAACCTGATGCTGGAATTGCAGGAAAAACAGGGGCTGTCTTATGTGTATGTGACTCAGCACCTTGGCATGATGAAGCACATCAGCGATCAGGTGATGGTGATGCACCACGGCGAAGTCGTAGAGCGTGGCAGCACGGCAGATGTGCTGGCTTCGCCGCTGCACGAACTGACTAAACGACTTATTGCGGGCCACTTTGGCGAAGCCCTGACGGCAGACGCCTGGCGCAAAGACCGATAA